The genome window GCCCCGCAAGAAGCGTTGGCGGCGGCGGGGCGTTTTTACCTGCCTGACTGCCAAGACACGCACACGCTCCTTCGGCAAGCCGTCCTGCGTTTAGGGCTAAATAAAATCCGCCCGTTTCACCTGCGCGAGCGGATATTGGAATTCCGGCTTCAAGAAGAACTACAACAGGGCAAATAGCCGCGCGTATGTTTCGGGCGGCACTTGTTCGGGGCGGACGGACGGCGCCAGCGAAAGCGCCTGCAAGGCGTGCTGAATTTTTTGCGGTTCATACCCGCCCAAGCTCCAGGCATTGGCCAATGTTTTGCGCCGGTGCAAAAAGGCGGCCTGCACCATTTTTTTAAACCGCTGCCAATCGCCGAGCGGCACAAGCCAAGGCGATTTTTTTTCAAACGCCAACACCATACTTTCCACTTTCGGCGGCGGATTAAAACACCCGCGCCCCACCTTGCAAATAGGGCTGATCCGCGCGCGCAGCTGGCTAAACACGGACAGCGGGCCATACCCTTCCTCCTGCGCGCGGGCGCGGATACGCTGGGCCTGTTCTTTTTGAAACATAAACACTGCCGCGTGAAACAGCGGGAAAGAAAGCACTTTATCCAAAATATCCGCCGCGTCAATATAGGGAAGATTGCTTACAAACAACGCCGGGCGCGTAACCAAAGAAGCCAAATCCGTTTTTAAAAAATCCGCCTCTTTCAGCTGCACCTTTGCCTGCGGCGGCAGCGTTTGGCGCAGGTACTGCACCATTTTGGGGTCTATTTCCACCGCCGTAAAATTTTGTTCTCCCCGCTCAATCAGCCGCTGCGTAAGCGCGCCTTTCCCGGGGCCGATTTCCACCAGCTGCGCCGCTTTTAACAAAAGAGCCGCATCCACAATTTGGCGGATGACGTTTTCGCTGATTAAAAAGTGCTGTCCGTATTTTTGCATTGTTAATCTGCCAGTATTTTTAAATTGCGTTTGGCTATTTTATTTTTGGGATCTGCTTTTAGCGCCTGCCGGTAATAATTTTGGGCGGCTGCATCATCCCCCGCTACGACGGCCGCCGTCCCTAGTCCAAGCCATGCCAGCGCGTCCTGCGGCGCTTGTTTCCCGGCTTGCTCAAACGCGTCCGCCGCCAGCGCGGCGTCTCCGCGCGCCAGCGCCGCTACACCCTGCAGCAACCGGCACAATCCGTCTGCCGGGCACTGCGGCGCATAATCGGCCAGTTCTTCTTCTGCGTCGTCCACAAACGCAAGCCATGTGCGTCCCATGACCCAAAGCCCCATATCATTGCCTACGATGCGCGGGTCATACACGGCTTTTGGGGCCGTGGTATTATCCTGCGTCAGAGCGGAAGGGGAAGCGTAGTCCGGCGTGCGGCCCTGCAAAGATAAATTAATGTTATACCCCTCGCCCG of Elusimicrobium sp. An273 contains these proteins:
- the rsmA gene encoding 16S rRNA (adenine(1518)-N(6)/adenine(1519)-N(6))-dimethyltransferase RsmA encodes the protein MQKYGQHFLISENVIRQIVDAALLLKAAQLVEIGPGKGALTQRLIERGEQNFTAVEIDPKMVQYLRQTLPPQAKVQLKEADFLKTDLASLVTRPALFVSNLPYIDAADILDKVLSFPLFHAAVFMFQKEQAQRIRARAQEEGYGPLSVFSQLRARISPICKVGRGCFNPPPKVESMVLAFEKKSPWLVPLGDWQRFKKMVQAAFLHRRKTLANAWSLGGYEPQKIQHALQALSLAPSVRPEQVPPETYARLFALL